The Leadbettera azotonutricia ZAS-9 genome has a window encoding:
- a CDS encoding DUF4912 domain-containing protein has product MKEIDITRPYLESLATDELVRMADLLGFDIPPGLDRIFIIEELLESTSEEFMEDDEEENPLKAEFIDTGFFEAVALPRQYNITFLEIIIRDPLWAFVFWELKGSDKNIFEKAADFNGYYLKVSPQNGDKEGVFIVPVGIDDTAWYLGFPAGDSPEGEARSYIVELCADRGGEVSLASSPAFALPGLPGRLCAGGDALRRLSGAEDFRILRSGDRLSRVKKPKASSAG; this is encoded by the coding sequence ATGAAAGAAATCGATATAACCAGGCCCTACCTGGAAAGCCTCGCGACTGACGAGCTTGTCCGCATGGCGGATCTCCTGGGTTTTGATATACCTCCGGGTCTGGACAGGATTTTTATCATAGAAGAGCTGTTGGAGAGCACTTCCGAAGAGTTTATGGAGGATGATGAGGAAGAAAACCCCCTAAAAGCAGAATTCATCGATACTGGTTTTTTTGAAGCTGTAGCGCTGCCCCGGCAGTATAATATTACCTTTCTGGAAATCATTATACGGGATCCCCTGTGGGCCTTTGTGTTTTGGGAGCTTAAGGGAAGCGATAAAAACATATTCGAAAAAGCGGCGGATTTTAATGGCTATTACCTCAAAGTGTCTCCTCAAAATGGGGATAAGGAGGGTGTTTTTATTGTGCCTGTAGGCATAGACGATACAGCCTGGTATTTGGGTTTCCCAGCAGGCGATAGCCCGGAGGGGGAGGCAAGAAGCTATATTGTAGAACTCTGCGCCGACAGGGGAGGGGAAGTATCCCTGGCCTCTTCCCCTGCCTTTGCCCTGCCCGGGCTTCCGGGCCGCTTGTGCGCCGGGGGCGATGCCTTAAGACGATTGTCAGGGGCGGAGGATTTCCGCATACTTCGCAGCGGGGACAGGCTCTCCAGGGTTAAAAAACCCAAAGCTTCCTCAGCAGGGTGA